From Aegilops tauschii subsp. strangulata cultivar AL8/78 chromosome 5, Aet v6.0, whole genome shotgun sequence:
TATGTTTTGATTATCATGTCTCGGGGGAATGACTGGGGGTATTGTTAAAAGTGAGATGTCATGTGCTGCATCTGCACTGTTCAGTTCAAGCCTAATTCCTAATAGAAACAGTTCTTTTGTTGCATAACATGGAAATATGAATTGACCCAAAGCTGATTTAACACAGTGGCTTTGAGATAGCGTGAAACTTGAGACTTACACTTTTGAGTTGTGCACATTTTGCAGTTTATCGATACCGGTGCAATGGAGTCTCCGACCATGCTAGTGCGGCGAGGCTTCGCAAACGTGGTGCTTGGCAGGATGGAGGATGCCCTTGAGGACGCAAGGAGAGCAGAGGGGATATCACCCGAGTGGCCGACGGCGCACTACCTGCAAGGGATGGCGCTCATCGGGCTCGGCATGGAGCTCGACGGCCACGAGAAGCTaaggatagccgcctccttggaAGCCCAGAGAACCGGTAGGAACTAGGACTGTATAGAGCCGCCCGCGATgacgcctcctcctctcttctgTACCTAGGTCGCCTGCGCTTTTGGGTGTCGTCGGTCCAACCAGATATGCATGCTTTGCATTTTGCAACCAGTGGCAGTAGGGTTGTTTTTTGGCCTCCCCTAACTTGAATTGGTGTCTCTCCTTCAGTGGTTTTTACAGCAAACTCCTAGGCTGGCAGTTATTACTCCTCCGATATATCCGTATAAGTAAAAAAAAAAAGGGCGATAGCGTTCCGTGGATTTGAGATTGTAAATTTGACCTTATTGTAGTCTTATGTCTCTCTCTAAATTCATGTATATACAGAACTCAAGAGAATATCTGGTGTTTCGCAGCTTTGAACTGCTAGTGCTATGGTTCATCAGGCATTTCCTCTTCTCTTTGCATTGCCAGTGTCTGCTATGTGTGTAGCTGCACCAAGGGTGTAGTCCATATTTTGGGGGTACCATTGAAGATGACAACCTGTGCTGTACAACTAACTGGTCTTCTCATTGTTGAGAATCAGCTAGTATGCTCCAGGATTTTTAAGTGATTTAAGCAGTTGTTTTTGTGTTTATTGGTGATGGGCTTTGTTTCTTCGAACTTTCCTTAAAAAAACACAATTTTTTTTAACTGAAAACATTCGCCTTTGTGGTCTGCACACCAAGCTTTTGTggaacacacacacacgcacgcacgcacacacacatgcGCACTCAGGGTTTCTGAACATTCTGATGTTTTTTAAAAGGTACACAACATATTTTAACTGAGAACATGACCATTTGAGGTCTGCCCACAAAGTGCTATCATCATTTGCCTTTATTATCAAGGACATGATATATTGGAgggttttttttaatactgacaagctcagatttttttttttggccttttcaCTGTCATTGTTGGCTTGCAGCATCTCTTCTGAATGGCCGTTGCTCTAAACTTCGATACGACGTCTCTTGGCGACCACAGTTCACAAAGTTGACTCGGTGTCAAGGAACAACATTTTTCTATTCaatattacttgtcgctcaaacgAAAATATCTAGATATATTTCATgctagatacatccgtttgagcAACATATTTTACTCCTTGATCTAAATTAATTGTCCTCAAATGAATGTGTCCAAATTAATTGTTGTTCAAAGAGATGTATCCAAGTTGGATCAGAGGGGGTATTCAATTGTAGCAAGTACTCATGTATGCCCAAGAACATACTCCCTCCATATCAAAATATGAGACGTTTTTTTGATACAAAGGAGCATAAAAAAACATATTATATTTTGATAGAGGGAGTACATGATAGCACTGGTCTTTCGGTTCAGTCGCAAAAGGAGCCAACATTAGAGAAGAACCCATGCCAGCAGACATTCAGCGTTTCAGACACAGCCACACAGGCACAATCATAACCATGAAAAGAGAAGCTTCGGCAACAAAATCTATCGAGCTGTACCAAATTATTACAGGCATGCTCCCCTGCCCATGATTCAGTGGCACGGGGCACCACTGGAAAGCGCGACACGCTGGGGGTTCCCTTTTGAACAGTATATATGAATTAGTCGGTCACTCATGCTTTACTTAGCGAAACGGCGAACATtccaaaacaaaaacagaggagaAACATGGCGACGGTGTCCTGCTACAGAAAATGCGACTACTGCTTCTCAGAGCGCTCACATCGGGGTCTGCTGGGTCCCGAGCATTCCGCCGACAATGTTAGTCACCTGAAAAAGAAGTAGCCAAAATGAGGGTTTCTGCAGTGTATCAAGCAAAGGAAAGAAATGGCTAtgtagatatttaaaccactGGGCATTATTATTTCTAGGCAAAAAAATAAAAGGAAGGTATAGGAAACTGCAAATTCATGGTACATCCCTAAGGTAGCTAGCAGTTCCAAATAAAAAACTATCATGGCAAAAATGTATTTTCTCTGAGATAATTTAAAGCACAGGAAAGTGTTTTCTTGCCCAAAGTAAAAAAAAAGGCAGTGATATTATCATTCTTTTCTATAAAAACCACATGTATCACAAGTGAACTTGCCTGCCAGTACTTTGACACACACCGATCAATGCAACTGTTCTCTCCCATATTGAGTTCACCTTCTTTATGCCTGTTGAAACAGAACAAATCACAGGAAAAGGCAACTGTTAAATTCAACAGAGGATAAATCTTTCTTGTGGCTGTTAACCAATGAGTTACAACGAAAAGAGATGATTGATGGATGTTAGATGCCACTTGACTATTTTGACCACCTTGGTTGAACCATAATGAATCTATGCATTATCTTAGAACATGAAAGAAATGTATAATTGCAATATTTTGGTTACTCATTTTATTCAACTATAAACAGCAAATCAACAAAGCAATGCAGAACCAAGCAATAATGTGTAGAAAAAATGGCAAGATATTTCGAGTTAGAAAGACCAAGTACCTTTTCTCGATGCACTTCTCAAAACAAACATGTGTAAGCCTGCATAAAAAAAAATTGGCTCACGGCATCAAGATGTGTATACAATAAAAAAGGGATTCAGGAATAATGTGGCACAATCTAACTATCTCCAAGCAAGAAGAGTACAGAGTGGATGATACACCATGGTGAGGCTGCTAAATATTTATCAGCCCTATAATAATGTCAGACTGACATTTCACAAGAAGCTGCCTATGCAAGCGTATTTGGAACACACAAACAAAACACAAAATTCTCTCTTGTCATCATTAATCTAGTTTAGATTAGGAAGCAACAAATGAGAATAAGTGAGTATCTACTACCAGCAAAGCACACGGCATCTTGGTGCTTACAAGTTACAACTTACAAGTAATAGCATGCCAACATAACTAAATTACGTGATGCTACCTCTCCTCCTGATCAATGTGACTAGTAGGTGGTATATAGGAGTACATTAACAAGCATCCCACACATTAATTGCAGCTTCATGGAAGATCATTCTACTAGGCAGTTCGACAATGTCATTATTCTCAGCTCATCAAACAGCTCTATTCATAGTTCTCGGCACATAAACAACAGGTTTATAACTGTGAAACTACATTATGCAATTAGGGGTAGAGTAACAGTAGTGCACACACATTATTTGCGGGCAAATAGGTTCAGGGAAGACCATCCTATTAAGCGGTTCAACAATGTCATTGTTCCCAGATCAATCAAGCAGTTCTATTCAGAGTTGCCGGTGCAGAGCATGGCAACCACTTGTCATAGCTGAAGGAGAAAGAGTTCCCAAGGAAATCACTGAAGCAGTAAAAACATTTTACACCAGGCTTATAATTGTCAAACTAATTTAGGCTACTCATCCGTCTGCAGCGCCACGACAAGTGCAAGCAATTTCTACTTCAGACTACATAAGTAACCTCATTGCATCAACCAGTGATCTGATCCCACAAGCCCCACCCAGGTGGCAAGCAACTAACAGGCGAATCACTCACCGGTTGAAAAGCTCGACCCGGTACTCCATCTCCTTCTCCGCCATCCCGAACATCTGCATCGCGCAACCACCGTCAGTTAACCTCATCACAAACTCTCCAAATCGAAATCGCGCAACCACACATAATAAAACATCAAAATTCGGAAGCTAAAATCGGCGCGCGTACCATCTCCTTCTCCAGCTCGCTCCGCACGTCCTTGGGAGCAGCCATTGTCGCGACGCCTTAGCCTGCACAGACAGAATCGCCGAGCGCACCGATCTAAGCAAGGGATTCATCCGGGGAAGGGACGGGGAGCAAGACGGCGTTTCTTACGGGGAAGGGGGGCCGGAGATCTCGCgagctgggcggcggcggcggcggtggtcgaGATGCCGCGGTCGCGAAGGGGAACGCTGGAGCAGCGGCGAGAAAAGCTCTAGGGTTTTGCCCTCCTTCTTTcttggaggaggggggcacctgcGCGCCTCATATGGGCTTCGCACTAACTCCAATGGGCCTACAGGCCCGAGTATGTTCGCCGGCCCAAGGCCCACGTTTCTGGGCCGGCAGGTGATAAGCGGCTCTATTTTTTTAAAGTAAGTTAAATCGCTTCGTTCCCGAGCGGCTTGAGAGAGCTGGGAGCAATGAGCTTGGTGGTCTATCCACTCCTGCGGCTCCCGTGCCGCTGCGCCCTCGCGGCGGCGCCGCGGGCCGCCGCGGCGTCGGTGGTGTCGCTGTCGGCATCGGCCTCGGCCTCGGCGGCGGACGGCGGGGACGGGGAGCTGACGGCGCGGGAGAGGCGGGAGAGGCGGAGGGAGGCGAGGGAGCTCAAGGCGCGGGActggaaggaggaggtggaggagcgGCTCATCCACGAGCCGGCGCGGCGTCGGAAGAAGCCGCCGAAGCGGACGTGGCGGGAGGAGCTCAACCTCGACTTCCTCGCCGAGCACGGCCCGCAGTGGTGGCTCGTGCGCGTCTCCATGGCCCCCGGCACCGACTACGTCGACCTCATCACCAAGGCCGTCGCCCGCCGCTTCTCCGAGGTGTCCTTCAAGGTAGTATCGCCCCTAGTCTCTCCTCTCGCCCCCCGAATGGAGCTATGGGTCGCTCGTTTAGATCACTGGCCTCTCTCATGAGCATTTTGCCGAACACCTGAAGCGTAATGTGCCATGGGGTGTCTGGATTGTGCTATGAGCAATGCCGCCGTGCAAAACTCTGATCACCACTACTTAAATTTCACATGTGCAGAGAAGTTATGCATAACGAAACCTGTGAGAATGCATTTGGCTATTGGTTGTGAATTCTCATGGCGACGCTTGCCGTCGTGTTTCAGTTTTCAGTAACTAAAAAGTTTCTAGTTCTTATTCCTTTAATCATACAATCAATCATGGTAAAATTTGGGTTAGTGAGATGTGAGGTGAACCCAACGAAAGACAGCCTTCAACTCCCCCTCTTATTTGCATAACATATATCTGCAGATTTACAACCCAGCAATCCAAGTGAAGAAGAGGCTGAAAAGTGGTTTGATCAGTACCAagtcaaagcctctgcatcctgGGCTGGTCTTTCTGTATTGCACATtaaacaaggagcttcatgatttTATCAGAGACACTGAAGGTTGTTATGGTTTTATTGGAGCCACAAGAGGATCTATGTGGGTACTTCTTAGCACATTCATCAAACCTCTGTCTGAAACTTTATTTGCTCTTTGCTTCGATGTTCTTGTTCGAATTATCCATGCTCTTGCTTATACAGCTCTGTTAGATAGCTTGCCACCCTGGATTTTTCAAGTGTTTGCAATCTAGAGTATTGATATTGTACAAACCGTATGCCGTCCATAGTTTAGAATCATCCTTTAACTCACAAAGTGACAAACACGCATTACTCAGTACCCAATTTACCCAAAAACAGCTAGCGCACCAATTTAATGATCCGGATTTCTTTTTGGAGCACAATGGTGCTATGTGCACTTCACATGAAGATCTTGTTCGAAGCAATAACTTTTTTGCTGTAATTGTAGCAGTGTATGAGTGATAGTAGATGTTCGATATATACAGCAGCTGATTGTATCTCATATATGTTGTATGATCAGTTTTCCCTTCTTGTGGCTGCCATTATACTAATACTTCCACCGTGCAGTAAAAGGCAGATTAAGAAGCCTAAACCTATTCCAGTTGAAGAAGTCGAGTCGATTATTAAAAAGGAAAAGGAGGAACAAGAGAAAGCTGACAAAGAATTTGAAGACTTGGAAAACTGGGATAAGGGGTCTTTTGGTAAACCCGTTGAAGACCCTGAACTTATGTTAATTAATAAGATCAAGAAACAGGTCAAGAAATCAACTACAAAAGGTGCCTCCAGCAACGACACTTTTACGCTCGGTGCCAGTGTTCATGTTCTCTCCGGGCCTTTTGCAGGCTTCACTGGCTCTCTTCTGGAAGTAAATCGCAAAAATAAGAAGGTTAGGCTGAGTGGCTTATGATAGCTTCATAGTGAGCTAATTGCCTTGCTGTTCTCCGTTACCTTTTCTTCTCGTCTTATCTGGTTATTATCTAAGAAGTGTTTTACCTCCCACAGGTTACTGTCCAGATGACACTTTTTGGCAAGGAGAGCTTTGTAGATCTAGATTTTGATCAAATTGAGGCACTGAATACTTAATGGTAATGAGAGTTGTCTCTAATACCTGAGCACTTCTGAATTCTGTTTTCGCTTACCTATGACTGAGCACTGGACAATGGCATTTAACCGACAGTTTCCAAGAATCAACATCTGCTACTCAACTTGCATCAGGTGGTCATAAAGTAAAAAGAGTACCCAGGCAGTAATGTATTCAAATCATTAGGAGGTTACTAGTACAAGTGGGGAGTCTCTTTCCCCTGGTTATGGCCTGAAAAGAATCATATAGGTAGAAGACTTGCATATTTTTCGTACACAAAATAAATTGTGTATCTGGAGTATGTGACCTCACATGTGGGCCTTTGCCCTTTGGGTATAGGATAGGACAATCATTCGTTATCATTGCTGCTCCCCCAAGTGAAGTAAATCAAGTATATTTAAGGTTCTGCAGTAAGGAAATTTTATCATTGTTCCATGATATGTCAAAAAAGTAGGGTGTCAATCAAATCGACATTTTTTCCCCAGAGTACTTTCATATATTTGAGATCCTCTAAGCTTCGTGGGCCTTTTCTCATTCTGGTTTCTCATATATTTTGGATTCTACAAAAAAGACGTTTCTCACATTTGTTTGTCATGTCTGAACAGCTAGGCACACACCCACTGTATCAGTAGTTTTGTTTTTCGAAATAGAATCAGAAGTTTTATCAGTTGGGCCCTGGAGATATGAATAAAGCACTTGGGGTATATGGATCTGTTGAAGACCACCGGATTGGGTGACAAACACAAGAGAAGAGTTAGCCTGTGAGCCAGTAAACATTAAGCCGTAAGTACTCTCCACCACCATGTGTTTGAACAACTAAACGAGCTCTGTGATTGGATCCGGAACTAAATAACTAGGTGGCCGGCAGTAAGCAGGGATAGGGAACATATTTTTGCAGCCTTATCTCATGTTGAAATAACTAAATAACCTCTTCTTCAGCCTGGCAGGTGTTTGGAGCGCGGGTTTGCGAACCAGGATCGGATCTGTTGAACCTGGGAAATCGCCGACCTGACCTGACCTCCACTTGGTTGCTGAAGTTCTACCTCGACCTATAGTTCTATCATGTAGAGAGCAATGTTTCAACACTTTGTATACTTTTTTAGCACCATAGTCTATTCATTAATTTCATAATTGTGATCAGTACATTCGTTTATCAACCAATTCAAATGGCGGAAAAAAGAAGGCCGGTTTTCGTCGGGGGTCATCATGTCCAGCAATCTTGAAGTGTGCTGCTCCATTTGCTTTGCTTTGCTTTGCTTTCTGACAGAGTGAGGCCACTTTGGAGAAACAGTTCCAATCGAGTTGTTTTCATCAGTGTGCCATCCTTCAGACCAAAAGGCTTACAGTACAAGCTTCTTGCTTTCCTCCTTGTTCCCTTTTCCTACAGTTTGTGGCAATGTGCTGATGATACTGGAACAAAGCCTGCAACGTCTCCACCTGAACAGATCTATCACCTTCACTCCTTTTTCATGCCGTGCTTTGCAATGACATGCATCGAACCCAATATGTTTTCTTTTCAATCAGTGTTTCCAAACTATATTTTTCAGACAAATTGATCAAATCAAAGGTGGTGATGGTAGGGCCTTCTTGTTCTTGGCCACACAACACACATCTCAGAATCTTTGCATGTCTCCTCAGTCCTGCCTAAACAAGCAGCTCGGTGCATTGTGACTGCACAGTGCAGCATCAATGCACACACATGATGAGCCAACTGAATGTCAGAAAGCATGTACCGATGATGATGTCCGAAAGTATTAGTACACGATGGGCCAGCAAATTGTACTATTAGACAACATGATTTTACAGCCTCTTGGGCATGAACTTTCTTGAGAGAAGAAGCAACTACTACTCCTTAGATTTAGCAAGGCCCAAGTACAGTGGAGAGGAGAACTAATTAAGGCAGGGAGTCAAGTGCAGCTCCGGTAGCTGCACCAACGAGCTGCTCCAGCTAGCAGGAGAGAGGTGGCCCGTGGCTCGGGCTGATCGCATCCGTGATCTCGCCCGTCAGCCACGGTGGGTGTCACTGTCGGCTGCCGCGGGGCACCAGGTACACCCGAGCGCGCACCACGGCCGCGTTGCACAGCTTGAACCCCGGCGCCACCGCGAACCCcaccaccatgccgccgcgcGGCGCGGACCCGGCCACGCTCTCCATGTACTCCGGGTGGAACTCGGCGCCGCGCCCGGCCTCGAAGTGGCTGGGCGGCGGCTCCAGCGCGAACGCCAGCAGGTGCAGCAGCCACACCGCCTTGGCCGCCCGCAGGAACTCCCCGTAGAACGGCGTCCGCGGGTGCGCGCCCGCGCCCACGGCCTTCTTGTGCTCGTCGCCGCCCAGCACGGCCTCCTCCACGCGCGGCGGGAGCAGGGACGCGAACTTGCTGGCGGCGTACCGCCCGAAGGCGCACGTCGGGAGCACGCCCAGGAGCTCCCCCGGGTCCATCCCGCGCATGTCGCGGTACTGCGCGTACCGCTCCCTCCGGAACGCCGCCGGGtcgaggagggaggagagggaCCCGTCCAGGTAGAAGGACTCGTGCTCGAAGCCGCCCAGCAGGACGGCCGTCGCGTGCGCCTCCAGCGCGTGCTTGGCCAGCTGCGGGGAGGATACCGGGATCTTGGTGACGGACCGCGTGGCCGCCGCCGGGTCCAGCCCCGCCGcgcggaggaggtggaggaggtgcgccgcgaACGCCCGCGTCGCCGCGCGGGCCTGCTCCGCGCATGCGATGAACAGCTCCGCCGTCGGCGCGCCGGCCtccgcggcgggggcggcgaggagGTGGTGGTGCTTCTTGGAGGGGTGGAGTCGCGCGTtgcggcggctggcggcggcggcgagcttctccTTGAGCCCGTCCACCTCGGCCTGCTTGCCCTGGAGCTGGCGGCGGAGGTCGTCGAGCGCGGCCTCGTAGGGCGCGACGGCCTCGCGGAGCGGCGGGGCGGAGGGGCTGGGGCGCGGGATGCGGCCGCCCGGgctggcggcggcgcggcggaaGCGGTCCCGGAGGCGCGCTAGGTGGCGGAGCTCGGCGACGACGCCGGCGTCGGCGGCGCGCATCCGGTCGGGGTCCCAGGGGCAGTGCGCGCCCTGCAGCGCCGCGTACGCGCGACGCACCCCGGACACCGCGTCGAACACCTCCGCCATGAGCGCCTCCGCGTCGCCCGCCCGCTCGGCCCCCTCCACCTTCTTGGCCTCCGCCTCCTTGGCCTCCTCGGCCGCCGCGGCATTCTTGGTCCgcctcttctcctcctccgcctcctcccagATCCTGAGCCTCCTGGCCTCCTCGTCCCCCTCCTCCGGCCGGACCGTGGGGCGCGGGCATTCGtcctcggcgtcggcgtcggcggcgTCCCCGAAGTCGGCGGCGAAggggtcgtcgtcgtcgtcgtcgtcgaggTCGGAGCCGTCGAGGGTGTAGTTGCCCGGGAAGCGGTTGGAGAGGCAGGAGGAGGCGACCCGGTGGATCAGATCGCCGATGGTGACCGCCTTGCTCGCCATCTTCCTCTCGCTGGGTTGGACTCT
This genomic window contains:
- the LOC109772260 gene encoding mitochondrial import inner membrane translocase subunit TIM10 → MAAPKDVRSELEKEMMFGMAEKEMEYRVELFNRLTHVCFEKCIEKRHKEGELNMGENSCIDRCVSKYWQVTNIVGGMLGTQQTPM
- the LOC109772263 gene encoding uncharacterized protein is translated as MSLVVYPLLRLPCRCALAAAPRAAAASVVSLSASASASAADGGDGELTARERRERRREARELKARDWKEEVEERLIHEPARRRKKPPKRTWREELNLDFLAEHGPQWWLVRVSMAPGTDYVDLITKAVARRFSEVSFKIYNPAIQVKKRLKSGLISTKSKPLHPGLVFLYCTLNKELHDFIRDTEGCYGFIGATRGSIKRQIKKPKPIPVEEVESIIKKEKEEQEKADKEFEDLENWDKGSFGKPVEDPELMLINKIKKQVKKSTTKGASSNDTFTLGASVHVLSGPFAGFTGSLLEVNRKNKKVTVQMTLFGKESFVDLDFDQIEALNT
- the LOC109772262 gene encoding protein GRAVITROPIC IN THE LIGHT 1, with translation MASKAVTIGDLIHRVASSCLSNRFPGNYTLDGSDLDDDDDDDPFAADFGDAADADAEDECPRPTVRPEEGDEEARRLRIWEEAEEEKRRTKNAAAAEEAKEAEAKKVEGAERAGDAEALMAEVFDAVSGVRRAYAALQGAHCPWDPDRMRAADAGVVAELRHLARLRDRFRRAAASPGGRIPRPSPSAPPLREAVAPYEAALDDLRRQLQGKQAEVDGLKEKLAAAASRRNARLHPSKKHHHLLAAPAAEAGAPTAELFIACAEQARAATRAFAAHLLHLLRAAGLDPAAATRSVTKIPVSSPQLAKHALEAHATAVLLGGFEHESFYLDGSLSSLLDPAAFRRERYAQYRDMRGMDPGELLGVLPTCAFGRYAASKFASLLPPRVEEAVLGGDEHKKAVGAGAHPRTPFYGEFLRAAKAVWLLHLLAFALEPPPSHFEAGRGAEFHPEYMESVAGSAPRGGMVVGFAVAPGFKLCNAAVVRARVYLVPRGSRQ